From the Candidatus Peregrinibacteria bacterium genome, one window contains:
- a CDS encoding tryptophan-rich sensory protein produces MNTWYAELIKPEWAPPSSLFGPVWTVLYIIIGITFGYVFLLFSKKKISFCVLVPFVLNLLFNLLFTPIQFGLKNNLLSAVDILLVLGTLFWFLFAIYPYSRWVTYANIPYLFWVIFASVLQLTITYLNL; encoded by the coding sequence ATGAACACTTGGTATGCCGAACTCATAAAACCCGAATGGGCTCCACCTTCCTCCCTTTTTGGTCCTGTATGGACGGTTCTCTACATTATTATTGGCATTACTTTTGGATATGTCTTTTTGCTTTTCTCGAAAAAGAAAATTTCTTTTTGTGTCCTTGTTCCATTTGTTCTGAATCTTCTTTTTAACCTTTTGTTTACTCCAATTCAATTTGGGCTCAAAAACAACCTTCTTTCTGCAGTTGATATTCTCTTGGTTTTAGGAACACTTTTCTGGTTTTTGTTTGCCATTTATCCCTATTCTCGTTGGGTGACCTATGCGAATATTCCATACCTTTTTTGGGTAATCTTCGCATCGGTTTTACAGTTAACGATTACTTATTTGAATCTT
- the ligA gene encoding NAD-dependent DNA ligase LigA — MNHKEAIAIGNFFLALPENPEEKTAQKHIGDLVKILLFHQKKYYEEENPIISDAEFDRLFELLKRWEERYPDLQQNDSPTLRAGTVIQSELKKVPHHIPMLSLSNAFSADDLREFETRCHNILEKESDTPPLSYFAELKFDGLGVALCYENGIFVQGATRGNGEIGEDITENLKTLRSIPLSIPEKKRVEIRGEVLMTKTDFARLNEDRRENGETEFANPRNAASGSVRQLDTSVTAKRPLSFYAFEIFVDGRKEPLLSQEKSEKTLQDFGFFTSPLAVSCKNITEVIETTKNAEENRHRHPFETDGIVIKVQDFSVQRLLGATGHHPRWAIAYKFPAIQVHAKITGITFQVGRSGVVTPVAELAPVQLEGVTISRATLHNFDEVQNKDFRIGDTALLERAGDVIPHLLYPITEKRTGKEIPLNIPTLCPKCSSLLMKKEGEVALRCENRSCSAQISGRISYFCSKAGLDIAHLGPERIQVFLDEGRIQNAADLFLLTKEDLISLPLFKEKQAENIIHALEKAKQQPLWRLVTALGIPLVGPRTAKSLVKAFKNLERIEYASAEELENVFDIGSGVAESIRRFFDQEENRVFVDALKKAGLTVFGEKNEPTIHTSLSGKKVAITGSFEEFTRDELKELLEQMGAEPTGSVSKQTDAVLCGEKAGSKKEKAEELAIPLLSEAEFKKLIPNDLLEKQKEKNIPLPTLF; from the coding sequence ATGAATCACAAAGAAGCTATTGCCATTGGGAATTTTTTTCTCGCCCTTCCCGAAAATCCCGAGGAAAAAACCGCACAGAAACACATCGGCGATTTGGTGAAGATTCTTCTTTTTCATCAAAAAAAATATTATGAAGAAGAAAATCCTATTATTTCAGATGCAGAATTTGATCGACTTTTTGAACTCCTCAAAAGATGGGAAGAGCGCTATCCAGATCTTCAACAAAACGATTCCCCTACTCTCCGTGCGGGCACAGTGATTCAATCGGAACTCAAAAAAGTTCCCCATCACATCCCCATGCTCTCGCTCTCCAATGCGTTTTCTGCGGATGATCTTCGAGAATTTGAAACGCGTTGTCACAATATTTTGGAAAAAGAGAGCGATACCCCCCCTCTTTCATATTTTGCGGAACTCAAATTCGACGGACTTGGTGTTGCTCTGTGCTACGAAAACGGAATTTTTGTTCAAGGTGCCACACGCGGAAATGGAGAAATTGGGGAAGATATTACAGAAAATCTTAAAACACTTCGGAGTATTCCCCTCAGTATTCCCGAAAAAAAAAGAGTGGAAATTCGAGGAGAAGTTCTTATGACAAAGACAGATTTTGCTCGACTCAATGAAGACCGTCGGGAAAACGGAGAAACAGAATTTGCCAACCCACGGAATGCTGCTTCTGGCTCTGTACGACAGCTGGATACAAGTGTCACCGCAAAAAGACCACTCTCATTTTACGCATTTGAGATTTTTGTGGATGGTCGTAAAGAACCACTTCTCTCTCAAGAAAAGTCAGAAAAAACACTTCAAGATTTTGGATTTTTCACCTCTCCGCTTGCCGTTTCTTGCAAAAATATTACAGAAGTTATTGAAACCACAAAAAATGCGGAAGAAAATCGGCACCGCCATCCATTTGAAACAGATGGTATTGTCATAAAAGTACAAGATTTTTCTGTACAACGTCTTTTAGGTGCTACGGGACATCATCCGCGTTGGGCAATTGCTTACAAGTTTCCTGCCATTCAGGTGCACGCTAAAATTACCGGCATCACGTTTCAGGTGGGACGATCTGGAGTTGTTACTCCTGTGGCAGAATTAGCGCCGGTACAACTTGAGGGCGTCACCATTTCACGCGCAACACTCCATAACTTTGATGAGGTGCAAAACAAAGACTTTCGTATTGGCGACACCGCTCTCTTGGAGCGCGCTGGAGATGTTATTCCTCATCTTCTTTATCCTATAACTGAGAAACGTACGGGAAAAGAAATCCCCCTCAATATTCCTACGCTGTGTCCAAAATGCTCTTCTCTTCTCATGAAAAAAGAAGGGGAAGTTGCCTTGCGATGCGAAAACAGAAGCTGTTCAGCACAGATTTCTGGACGAATTTCGTATTTTTGTAGTAAAGCCGGACTCGATATTGCCCATCTTGGTCCAGAGCGCATTCAGGTTTTTCTTGATGAAGGACGAATCCAAAACGCCGCAGATCTCTTTCTCCTCACAAAAGAAGACCTCATCTCTCTTCCACTCTTTAAAGAAAAGCAGGCGGAAAACATTATCCACGCACTGGAAAAAGCAAAACAACAACCACTTTGGCGACTTGTCACCGCGCTGGGGATTCCTCTTGTTGGACCGCGCACCGCAAAATCACTCGTCAAGGCATTTAAAAACCTAGAGCGCATTGAATATGCCTCTGCAGAAGAGCTGGAAAATGTATTCGATATTGGTTCGGGAGTGGCAGAGTCGATTCGACGTTTTTTTGATCAAGAGGAGAACAGAGTATTTGTCGATGCTCTTAAAAAAGCAGGTCTCACTGTTTTTGGAGAAAAAAATGAACCAACAATACACACTTCTCTCAGTGGGAAAAAAGTAGCCATTACCGGATCGTTTGAGGAATTTACGAGAGACGAACTTAAAGAACTATTAGAACAAATGGGCGCCGAGCCAACTGGCTCTGTGAGTAAACAGACTGATGCGGTGCTTTGCGGAGAAAAAGCGGGAAGCAAAAAAGAAAAGGCGGAAGAACTTGCTATTCCCCTGTTATCGGAAGCAGAATTCAAAAAGCTCATCCCCAATGATCTTTTGGAAAAACAAAAAGAAAAAAACATACCGCTTCCAACGCTCTTTTAA
- the secF gene encoding protein translocase subunit SecF, producing MFDIVSSRRRWYFLSSFFVLSALISIVVFGLRPGIDFTGGTQMGIGFMGDVPRTEEIKSLFEESVGTEKGENVLSMFDKTGFVVRSRGLTEEETTAFASALASSKWNGSINSISTIGPSMGETFQKRAFWGVGTAIIAIIIFVALAFRRVPEGLSSWKFGMAAIAALVHDITIIIGFFAFLGYVYGVEVDALFITALLTVLGFSVNDTIVIFDRIRENLKGKQAKDLESVSEISVWQSMRRSVNTSLSTLIVVAVMLVFFTGFPSLFSFFLAVSLGLIVGTYSSIFLATPLLITWHKGS from the coding sequence ATGTTTGACATTGTTTCTTCTCGCCGTCGTTGGTATTTTCTTTCGAGTTTTTTTGTTCTTTCTGCGCTTATTTCTATAGTTGTTTTTGGGCTTCGTCCTGGTATTGATTTTACAGGAGGGACACAAATGGGCATTGGATTTATGGGAGACGTTCCTCGCACAGAAGAAATTAAAAGTCTTTTTGAGGAAAGCGTTGGAACAGAAAAAGGGGAGAATGTGCTGAGCATGTTTGATAAGACAGGTTTTGTTGTTCGTTCCCGAGGACTTACAGAAGAAGAGACAACTGCATTTGCATCTGCTCTTGCAAGTTCAAAATGGAATGGAAGCATTAATAGTATAAGTACCATTGGACCTTCTATGGGAGAAACCTTTCAAAAGCGCGCTTTTTGGGGTGTTGGTACTGCCATTATTGCTATTATTATCTTTGTCGCGCTTGCTTTTCGTCGCGTACCAGAAGGACTTTCTTCTTGGAAATTTGGCATGGCGGCCATTGCCGCACTTGTTCATGATATTACCATTATTATTGGTTTCTTTGCATTTCTTGGGTATGTTTACGGTGTTGAGGTGGATGCCCTCTTTATTACAGCACTCCTTACGGTGCTTGGCTTTTCGGTAAATGACACCATTGTTATTTTTGATCGTATTCGCGAAAATCTCAAAGGAAAGCAGGCAAAAGATCTCGAGAGTGTTTCGGAAATATCTGTATGGCAATCAATGCGGCGTTCGGTCAATACTTCACTCTCCACACTTATTGTTGTTGCTGTAATGCTCGTCTTTTTTACGGGATTCCCTTCACTCTTCTCTTTTTTCCTTGCCGTTTCTCTCGGACTCATTGTAGGAACGTATTCCTCTATTTTTCTTGCTACTCCACTTCTCATTACTTGGCATAAAGGCTCATAA
- a CDS encoding SLC13 family permease — MTIEIFLVLLVIGGALFFFVTERLPVDITAFLILIVLMILGQFLPESFPSVSEGLSGLSSSATVTVLAMFILSAGIQRTGIISKLGRAVFSFVGNSEFRQILAILFIVAPISGFINNTAAVAILLPMVLDLSRRSGTPATKLLIPLSFFGMLGGTLTLIGTSTNILAASILKESGSLGDDIGLFEFTSLGLVVLFTGVVYFLTIGYFLLPNRKEKNGDAEVEDRGVFLAEIVIEKGHPAIGKTLLESKFEEKHDIRVLKLIREKKSYIKTLAEKTIEEGDILVIRAGEQLILELIQKEKVKLLPNFDEDARRLPAGTGKIVKVMLRGATVFHDRSLDEIGFWKKYNASVVGLQSLEVTSQRLGSVKLRVGETLLVQASLTSLEKLKYSKDFLLLETVEQEYAPEKMWITLGIVVAVVACSVVLGIPIVITALGGVVAMFLFDCLSKEEIYNAINWEIIFLLAGVIPLGVAMQKSGAAEFLAKGIIPIAEGNPSIVLILLLYVITTLLTEIISNNAAVVLIVPIAISVATEVHFNPLPLVLTVMFAASTSFLTPVGYQTNTMVYGSANYRFSDFFRVGAPLNILLAIVTSFFIWLWWL; from the coding sequence ATGACGATTGAGATTTTTTTAGTTCTTCTCGTCATTGGTGGTGCACTTTTTTTCTTCGTAACAGAGCGTCTTCCGGTTGATATTACTGCATTCCTCATCCTCATTGTTCTCATGATTTTGGGACAGTTTCTTCCAGAATCTTTTCCAAGTGTTTCTGAAGGGCTTTCTGGACTCTCAAGTTCTGCAACGGTTACGGTACTTGCTATGTTTATTCTCTCTGCTGGTATTCAGCGAACAGGGATAATTTCAAAGTTAGGGAGAGCCGTTTTCTCCTTTGTAGGGAATTCGGAATTCCGACAAATTCTTGCCATTCTTTTTATTGTTGCTCCCATTTCTGGTTTTATCAATAACACCGCGGCTGTTGCTATTTTGCTTCCTATGGTGCTCGATCTCTCACGACGATCGGGGACACCAGCAACAAAACTCCTTATTCCCTTGTCATTTTTTGGGATGCTTGGAGGAACACTGACTCTGATTGGAACATCAACAAATATTCTCGCCGCATCCATTCTAAAAGAGAGTGGAAGTTTGGGGGACGACATAGGACTCTTTGAATTTACGAGTCTCGGACTTGTAGTGCTTTTTACCGGAGTGGTATATTTTCTGACTATTGGATACTTTTTGCTCCCAAACAGAAAAGAGAAAAATGGAGATGCGGAGGTAGAAGATCGTGGAGTTTTTCTTGCGGAAATCGTTATTGAAAAGGGACATCCTGCCATTGGGAAAACACTATTAGAGTCAAAATTTGAAGAAAAACACGATATTCGTGTTCTTAAACTTATTCGGGAAAAAAAGTCATATATTAAAACTCTTGCAGAAAAGACCATTGAGGAAGGAGACATTCTCGTTATTCGTGCTGGTGAGCAACTTATTTTGGAACTTATTCAGAAAGAAAAAGTAAAACTTTTGCCAAATTTTGATGAAGATGCACGTCGTCTTCCAGCAGGAACGGGAAAAATCGTAAAGGTTATGCTCCGCGGAGCAACGGTTTTTCATGACAGAAGTTTGGATGAAATTGGGTTTTGGAAAAAATATAATGCTTCAGTGGTGGGATTACAAAGTCTCGAGGTCACTTCTCAGCGCCTTGGAAGTGTAAAACTCCGTGTAGGCGAAACACTTTTAGTACAGGCATCTCTTACAAGTTTGGAAAAATTAAAGTACTCAAAAGACTTTTTGCTTCTCGAAACAGTAGAACAAGAGTATGCGCCAGAAAAAATGTGGATTACTCTTGGAATAGTAGTCGCAGTGGTGGCATGTTCCGTGGTACTTGGAATTCCCATTGTGATTACTGCATTAGGAGGAGTAGTTGCTATGTTTCTTTTTGATTGTCTCTCAAAGGAAGAAATCTACAATGCTATTAACTGGGAAATTATCTTTCTTCTTGCTGGCGTTATTCCACTTGGAGTTGCTATGCAAAAATCTGGAGCCGCGGAATTCCTCGCAAAAGGAATTATTCCTATTGCCGAGGGAAATCCTTCAATAGTTCTCATTCTCCTCTTATATGTTATTACGACACTTCTTACAGAAATTATCTCCAATAATGCCGCAGTAGTGCTTATTGTTCCCATAGCTATTTCTGTCGCTACTGAAGTTCATTTCAATCCATTACCACTTGTGCTTACGGTTATGTTTGCCGCTTCTACGAGTTTTTTAACTCCTGTTGGCTACCAAACAAATACCATGGTGTATGGCTCGGCAAATTATCGTTTTTCCGATTTTTTTCGGGTTGGCGCGCCACTCAATATTCTCCTCGCCATTGTTACCTCATTTTTTATTTGGCTGTGGTGGCTCTAA
- a CDS encoding UvrD-helicase domain-containing protein, with product MLSTLNTHQREAAEHIYGPIVVVAGAGSGKTRALTHRIAFLLSQGIPAWNILAVTFTNKAAQEMRDRVESLVSEFSEKPLIGTFHSIGVRILRTEFENIGRDRSFSILDSDDTLSLVKRIQKDLGISDKEFAPRAILSRISAAKNAFLTPENLQSMDSRSLERAVATVFEKYEKEKQEMNALDFDDLIVLPVRIFEKYPEILEKYRRKWQFISVDEFQDTNPVQFRFLHLLASVHRNLCVIGDSDQSIYAFRGADISNILDFQKHFTEAKMVKLEENYRSTQNILDAADGVIEHNENRVPKKMRTDNGAGEVVQVLSYHDEREESWRIAEIIRDFRNKEGKKYSDFAILVRTNAQTRPIEEAFLRAAIPYQIIGGLKFYARKEVKDVLAYLRFLENPSDTESFLRIINLPPRKIGKTTLARLSAFAQERNIPLGNILNHLDFADGIPPAAREALGRFRENIQSIRKKKSSLSPADLIGEVLETFRLEPFYRDGTQEGETRYENILELKSVAHKFDHVDLESALSLFLEEVALVSDADNIAENEQQRVLIMTIHSSKGLEFPIVFLPGLEEGILPHSRSLFDPQALEEERRLLYVGMTRAMKQLFLLFAESRMMYGNTQYNPESRFLSEIPSHCSSGFSTAQEFGFTVEEEEMRYVPEFEIGETVKHPIFGRGSISKMEGDIAEIIFETVGKKRVALSIAPLTKG from the coding sequence ATGCTTAGTACTCTTAATACCCATCAACGTGAAGCCGCAGAACATATTTACGGACCGATCGTTGTTGTTGCCGGCGCTGGAAGTGGAAAAACTCGTGCGCTCACGCATCGTATTGCATTCCTTCTCTCACAAGGAATTCCTGCGTGGAATATCTTAGCAGTCACGTTCACAAATAAAGCGGCACAAGAAATGCGAGACCGTGTGGAATCGCTTGTTTCTGAATTTTCAGAAAAACCACTGATTGGCACATTTCATAGTATTGGGGTGCGTATTCTTCGTACAGAATTTGAAAATATTGGAAGGGATCGTTCGTTCTCTATTCTCGACTCGGACGACACACTTTCACTCGTAAAGCGAATACAAAAAGACCTTGGCATTTCAGATAAAGAGTTTGCACCACGTGCTATTTTGAGTCGGATTTCTGCCGCCAAAAACGCTTTTCTCACCCCAGAAAATTTACAATCAATGGATTCTCGTTCACTTGAACGCGCTGTTGCAACTGTTTTTGAAAAATACGAAAAAGAGAAACAAGAGATGAATGCGCTTGATTTTGACGACCTTATCGTGCTTCCTGTACGGATTTTTGAAAAATATCCAGAAATTTTAGAGAAATACCGTCGCAAATGGCAGTTTATTTCTGTAGATGAATTTCAAGATACCAATCCCGTTCAGTTCCGTTTTCTTCATCTCCTTGCCAGCGTTCACCGAAATTTATGCGTCATTGGAGATTCTGATCAGTCGATTTATGCCTTTCGCGGAGCAGACATTAGTAATATTCTCGACTTTCAAAAACACTTTACAGAAGCAAAAATGGTAAAATTAGAAGAAAACTACCGAAGCACACAGAATATTCTCGATGCTGCAGATGGCGTTATTGAGCACAATGAAAATCGTGTTCCCAAAAAAATGCGTACCGATAACGGTGCTGGAGAAGTGGTTCAGGTTCTCTCTTATCATGATGAACGCGAAGAATCGTGGCGTATTGCAGAAATAATTCGAGATTTTCGAAATAAAGAAGGAAAAAAGTATTCCGATTTTGCAATACTCGTCCGAACAAATGCACAAACACGACCCATTGAGGAAGCTTTTCTCCGTGCGGCAATCCCCTATCAGATTATTGGCGGACTAAAATTTTACGCACGCAAAGAAGTGAAAGATGTTCTCGCTTATCTCCGCTTTTTAGAAAATCCATCAGATACGGAAAGTTTTTTGCGTATCATTAATCTTCCTCCAAGAAAAATAGGTAAAACAACGCTCGCCCGTCTTTCTGCTTTTGCACAAGAACGGAATATTCCTCTCGGAAATATTTTGAATCACCTCGATTTTGCTGATGGTATTCCTCCGGCGGCTCGCGAAGCTTTGGGACGTTTTCGGGAGAATATTCAGAGCATTCGAAAAAAGAAGAGTTCTCTTTCTCCTGCAGATCTTATTGGAGAAGTTCTTGAAACCTTTCGACTTGAACCATTTTATCGTGACGGAACACAGGAAGGAGAAACACGCTACGAGAATATTCTCGAACTCAAATCTGTTGCGCACAAGTTTGATCATGTCGATTTAGAATCGGCACTCTCCCTTTTTCTTGAAGAAGTGGCACTTGTTTCAGACGCGGACAATATTGCAGAAAACGAACAGCAACGCGTCCTTATTATGACGATTCATTCGAGTAAAGGACTCGAATTTCCGATTGTCTTTTTACCAGGATTAGAAGAAGGAATTCTTCCGCATTCTCGTAGCCTGTTCGATCCGCAAGCGCTAGAAGAAGAGCGTCGCCTCCTCTATGTGGGAATGACGCGCGCCATGAAGCAACTTTTTCTCCTGTTTGCCGAATCCCGAATGATGTATGGAAATACTCAGTATAATCCTGAAAGTCGTTTCCTCTCAGAAATTCCATCTCACTGCTCTTCGGGATTTTCTACTGCTCAGGAATTTGGTTTTACAGTGGAGGAAGAAGAAATGCGCTATGTTCCCGAGTTCGAAATTGGAGAGACTGTAAAACACCCCATTTTTGGACGAGGAAGTATTTCAAAAATGGAAGGAGATATCGCAGAAATTATCTTTGAAACCGTTGGAAAAAAACGAGTTGCCCTTTCGATTGCACCGCTCACAAAAGGGTAA
- the tsaD gene encoding tRNA (adenosine(37)-N6)-threonylcarbamoyltransferase complex transferase subunit TsaD gives MFPSSVRILGIETSCDETSIAVVDNGTEVLSNVINSSVPLHQATGGVVPEVAARDAAKKIIPVLKQALAEAKIEMTSVDAIAVTAGPGLAGSLLVGIQVAKTLAFLHKKPLIPVNHITGHICSGRLLRSEEPDFPAMVLTVSGGHNDLVLWKGEYEFEILGRTLDDAAGEAFDKGARLLGLGFPGGPEIARVAESGIANAYHFPRPMIGSGNDNFSFSGLKTALLYTIQDLVKKGEDPKGEGIVADLSASYQEAICDTLARKLFDVFDRFEDVEEVYVTGGVSANRRLREILFLGSHKRKIGFHFPEKLEFCTDNGAMIAGAAYWKYRSFPEKTWDWELVEPVLHRELF, from the coding sequence ATTTTTCCTTCTTCCGTGCGCATTCTCGGAATTGAAACTTCGTGTGATGAAACCTCTATCGCAGTAGTGGATAATGGAACAGAGGTTCTCTCAAACGTAATCAATTCTTCTGTTCCGCTTCATCAGGCAACTGGTGGGGTGGTGCCAGAAGTTGCCGCACGTGATGCCGCTAAAAAAATTATTCCCGTTTTAAAACAAGCACTTGCAGAAGCAAAAATAGAGATGACATCTGTTGATGCTATTGCTGTCACAGCAGGACCTGGTCTTGCAGGCTCACTTCTTGTTGGTATTCAAGTGGCAAAAACATTGGCATTTCTCCATAAAAAACCGCTTATTCCCGTTAATCACATTACAGGGCATATTTGCTCTGGTCGTCTTCTCCGCTCAGAAGAACCAGATTTTCCAGCGATGGTGCTTACCGTTTCGGGTGGACACAATGACCTTGTTCTTTGGAAAGGGGAATATGAGTTTGAAATTCTTGGACGAACACTCGATGATGCCGCCGGAGAAGCATTTGACAAAGGTGCTCGTCTTTTAGGGCTTGGATTTCCGGGAGGACCAGAAATTGCTCGTGTCGCAGAAAGTGGTATTGCAAATGCCTATCATTTTCCTCGGCCAATGATTGGCTCTGGAAATGACAATTTTTCCTTTTCAGGACTCAAAACCGCCTTACTCTACACCATTCAAGATCTCGTAAAAAAAGGGGAAGATCCAAAAGGAGAGGGAATAGTGGCAGATTTATCGGCAAGCTATCAGGAAGCCATTTGCGATACATTAGCGCGGAAACTTTTTGATGTTTTTGATCGATTTGAAGACGTAGAAGAGGTGTATGTTACTGGAGGTGTTTCAGCAAATCGTCGTCTTCGGGAAATTCTTTTTCTTGGTTCTCATAAACGAAAAATTGGATTTCACTTTCCAGAAAAACTAGAGTTCTGTACCGATAACGGCGCAATGATCGCCGGAGCCGCTTATTGGAAATATCGCTCATTTCCCGAAAAAACTTGGGATTGGGAATTAGTCGAGCCAGTTCTTCATCGGGAGCTTTTTTAG
- a CDS encoding HAD family hydrolase: MNTKAILFDLDGTITDTIPIVLSAFQKTFHLFSLHYPGDDILRPQIGRQIEHIFGDFFSEELIPKVVQIYREQYLSCQKETSPSLFSGVFEGLFSFSKCSLPMGIVTTKLRSFTLPILERFEIDSFFSVVVGAEDVEHCKPHPEPLLFAAKKLNVLPEECLYIGDSLSDAKAAISAGMPFFGVLTGVGEKEELLEYGEVFLDLQECSQKILSHKKDYFRVEKQ; this comes from the coding sequence ATGAATACAAAGGCAATTCTCTTTGATTTGGACGGCACGATTACCGACACTATCCCCATTGTTCTTTCTGCTTTTCAAAAAACATTTCATTTGTTTTCTCTTCATTATCCGGGGGACGATATATTGCGCCCACAAATTGGTCGACAAATTGAACATATTTTTGGAGATTTTTTTTCAGAAGAGCTGATCCCCAAAGTGGTGCAAATCTATCGAGAACAGTATCTCTCTTGTCAAAAGGAAACATCGCCTTCGTTGTTTTCTGGGGTTTTTGAAGGGCTTTTTTCGTTCTCTAAATGTTCGCTTCCTATGGGAATTGTAACGACAAAACTCAGAAGTTTTACTCTCCCTATTCTCGAAAGATTTGAAATAGACTCTTTTTTCTCTGTAGTGGTGGGAGCCGAAGACGTGGAGCATTGTAAGCCACATCCTGAACCACTTCTTTTTGCCGCTAAAAAACTCAACGTTCTCCCAGAGGAATGTCTTTATATTGGTGATTCTTTGTCGGATGCAAAAGCCGCCATTTCTGCCGGAATGCCATTTTTTGGAGTGTTGACCGGAGTGGGGGAGAAGGAGGAACTTTTAGAATATGGAGAGGTCTTTTTAGATTTGCAAGAGTGTTCCCAAAAGATATTGAGTCACAAGAAAGATTATTTTAGGGTCGAGAAGCAATAA
- the dnaG gene encoding DNA primase, producing the protein MDSVQEIKNRLSIVDVVAEYGTLHPAGRPGNYKMLCPFHDDHSPSMIVNEEKGIAWCFSCSSGGDMFSFVQKQEGCGFSEAVRLLAKRAGIETQEFSPEKKKHDDETKGRLFEIMEIASLFFEAQLWENSRAQEILKKRALPEEVLTTFHVGYAPDSPDALTKHLLEKGFTHKEMMSAGLIVADDAHASHTRDKFRNRIMFPICNQHGDVCAFGGRYIGNGSSAPKYLNSPETPIYKKSEILYGFHLAKESMRKEGLVFLVEGYFDLLAFSAMGFSNVVAVSGVAFTPEHAKLLSWNTKSIAFSLDVDEAGQAATRRAVTLSLKHQLDLRIVSIPGGKDPDEARREDESAFRETLASLEPAMDVLIARSFLHRDPNNLEDKKKILDELLPVFGALPREIERDHYFAHISQKIGVSQGVIAEEWRHTSRFSAPPSLKRHAPNITFSPTTLEYLLGLFLALPQYILDESSQFLSELLPEGREKTIYKHLQEQYTPEVSDTLSAFWEKIAEEDAQYYRVLTLFVEEKIRLLSEGLQREELRKMIRKMNNELITRKIRELSGSLRDKPGENPADILSQISDFTKMLNKFHHF; encoded by the coding sequence ATGGATTCCGTACAGGAAATTAAAAATCGGCTTTCTATTGTAGATGTTGTTGCGGAATACGGTACTCTTCATCCTGCGGGGCGACCAGGGAATTATAAAATGCTCTGCCCGTTCCACGATGATCACAGTCCATCCATGATTGTGAATGAAGAAAAGGGGATCGCATGGTGTTTTTCGTGTAGTTCTGGAGGAGATATGTTTTCATTTGTTCAAAAACAAGAAGGTTGTGGTTTTTCCGAGGCAGTTCGTCTTCTCGCCAAAAGAGCTGGCATTGAGACGCAGGAATTCTCTCCTGAAAAAAAGAAACATGATGATGAAACAAAAGGGCGACTTTTTGAAATCATGGAAATCGCGAGTCTCTTTTTTGAGGCACAACTTTGGGAGAATAGTCGCGCCCAAGAAATTCTTAAAAAAAGAGCTCTTCCAGAAGAAGTTCTTACCACATTTCATGTTGGATATGCGCCAGATTCTCCAGATGCTCTTACGAAGCATCTTCTTGAAAAAGGATTTACTCACAAAGAAATGATGTCGGCTGGTCTCATTGTAGCTGATGATGCCCATGCCTCGCACACTCGTGACAAGTTTCGAAATCGAATTATGTTCCCCATTTGCAATCAACACGGAGATGTATGTGCTTTTGGGGGGCGGTATATTGGCAATGGATCGTCTGCTCCGAAATATCTCAATTCTCCAGAAACACCTATTTATAAAAAATCAGAAATACTCTACGGCTTTCATCTTGCGAAAGAAAGCATGAGAAAAGAAGGACTTGTCTTTCTGGTGGAAGGATATTTTGATCTCCTTGCATTTTCTGCAATGGGATTTTCAAATGTTGTGGCTGTCTCTGGAGTTGCCTTTACTCCTGAACATGCAAAACTCCTCTCATGGAATACAAAATCTATTGCCTTTTCTCTCGACGTGGATGAGGCAGGACAAGCGGCAACAAGAAGAGCAGTTACACTCTCTCTCAAGCATCAGCTTGATTTACGCATTGTTTCGATTCCAGGAGGAAAAGATCCAGATGAGGCACGAAGAGAAGACGAGAGTGCATTTCGAGAGACATTGGCATCTCTAGAGCCAGCAATGGATGTGCTTATAGCACGTTCTTTTCTTCATCGTGATCCAAATAATTTGGAGGATAAAAAAAAGATTCTCGATGAGCTCCTGCCAGTATTTGGGGCATTGCCACGAGAAATAGAGCGTGACCATTATTTTGCCCATATTTCTCAAAAAATTGGGGTTTCTCAAGGAGTTATTGCAGAGGAATGGCGACACACCTCTCGTTTTTCTGCGCCACCTTCACTAAAGCGTCATGCTCCAAACATTACTTTTTCCCCTACAACACTTGAATATCTTCTCGGTCTTTTTCTTGCACTTCCACAATATATTTTAGATGAGTCCTCTCAATTCCTCTCTGAGCTTTTGCCTGAAGGAAGAGAAAAAACAATTTACAAGCATCTTCAGGAACAGTATACTCCCGAAGTATCCGATACTCTTTCTGCGTTTTGGGAAAAAATTGCTGAAGAGGATGCGCAATACTATCGGGTTCTTACACTCTTTGTCGAAGAGAAGATTCGTTTGCTTTCGGAGGGATTGCAAAGAGAAGAGCTTCGGAAAATGATCCGGAAAATGAATAATGAACTTATTACCCGAAAAATTCGGGAACTTAGCGGCTCCCTTCGGGATAAACCAGGAGAAAATCCTGCTGATATTCTTTCTCAGATAAGTGATTTTAC